From one candidate division TA06 bacterium genomic stretch:
- a CDS encoding Jag N-terminal domain-containing protein, whose translation MSLIIEKEGKTVEQAMEKGLLELGVRREDVEVEIASLGSSGFLGIFGAKPAKIRIKLMPRPKVKSMVESILEKMGMPGEVRSFREEGNLLIASIDCPTGDKYLKANRGAAIEAMDYLINKIFRESEYDIRLDIGGFLESQNDDLKTRALELAEKVKQSGKEYEMEPMPPHKRKLVHQTLEKHAEVKTFAVGNGDRRRVIISLKGAPGAPAEGGRPARNDRRPAEQQRGPRRDGPRPDGKPAAPAAARPAAPMAPRPAPRPAPVSSRPATPMAPRPAPRPAAPAERNFQDRSRRPAPKALPPRTEMARPQAPVNQASFAPRSKKRNTR comes from the coding sequence ATGAGTTTAATAATCGAAAAAGAGGGAAAAACAGTAGAGCAGGCCATGGAGAAGGGTTTGCTGGAACTGGGGGTGCGCCGCGAGGACGTGGAAGTGGAGATCGCCTCTTTGGGATCCTCCGGATTCCTGGGGATCTTCGGCGCCAAACCGGCCAAGATCCGCATCAAGCTGATGCCCCGCCCCAAGGTCAAAAGCATGGTGGAAAGCATTCTGGAAAAGATGGGCATGCCCGGCGAAGTGAGAAGCTTTAGGGAAGAGGGAAATCTACTGATCGCCAGCATTGACTGCCCCACCGGCGATAAATATTTAAAGGCCAACCGGGGCGCGGCCATCGAAGCCATGGATTACCTGATCAACAAAATCTTCCGGGAATCGGAATACGACATCCGGCTGGACATCGGCGGGTTCCTGGAATCGCAGAACGACGATTTAAAAACCCGGGCCCTGGAGTTGGCCGAAAAAGTGAAGCAGAGCGGCAAGGAATACGAGATGGAGCCAATGCCGCCCCATAAGCGCAAGCTGGTGCACCAGACCCTGGAAAAGCACGCGGAGGTTAAGACCTTTGCGGTAGGCAACGGAGACCGGCGCCGGGTGATCATCTCCCTGAAAGGCGCTCCCGGAGCTCCGGCCGAAGGCGGCCGCCCCGCCCGCAATGACCGGCGCCCGGCAGAGCAGCAACGCGGCCCGCGCCGCGACGGACCGAGACCTGACGGCAAACCTGCGGCTCCGGCTGCAGCCAGACCAGCCGCTCCGATGGCTCCCCGGCCGGCACCCAGACCGGCCCCAGTGTCTTCCAGACCGGCGACGCCGATGGCTCCCCGGCCAGCCCCCAGACCGGCCGCCCCGGCCGAAAGGAATTTCCAGGACCGCAGCCGGAGACCGGCCCCCAAAGCTCTTCCGCCCCGGACCGAAATGGCCAGACCCCAGGCTCCGGTGAACCAGGCGTCATTTGCCCCCAGATCCAAGAAAAGAAATACCAGGTAA